A window of Azospirillum lipoferum 4B contains these coding sequences:
- a CDS encoding AraC family transcriptional regulator, which translates to MSASRSAVSVFDPDVADRPAVARLLDFAEYKAEVPVHAHRKGQLILALHGAVTCTADDEIWIVPTDCGVWIPGGMPHSVRTTANARLSYLFVEPGAANLPDVCCTLSISPLVRELVKRLSGEVSDYPPDSHAARLARVTLDELAGMPREHFNLPISNDPKIRAIADALTIEPSDRSTLGEWAKRVGMSERSLARLMIRETGLTFGRWRQQLHLVVALRELASGAAVQTVADSLGYESVNAFITMFKKALGSTPAQYFIQRRVKLSQSRIMTNARDIGAGTHNR; encoded by the coding sequence ATGTCCGCGTCACGGTCGGCCGTTTCCGTCTTCGACCCCGATGTGGCGGATCGGCCTGCGGTCGCACGGCTGCTCGACTTCGCGGAGTACAAGGCGGAAGTGCCGGTGCATGCGCATCGCAAGGGACAGCTGATTCTGGCGCTGCATGGTGCCGTCACCTGCACCGCGGACGACGAGATCTGGATCGTTCCGACCGACTGCGGAGTCTGGATTCCGGGCGGCATGCCGCACAGCGTCAGGACGACGGCGAATGCCCGGCTCAGCTACCTGTTCGTGGAGCCGGGAGCCGCAAATCTGCCCGATGTCTGCTGCACCCTGTCGATCTCTCCGCTGGTGCGGGAACTGGTCAAACGGCTGAGCGGCGAGGTTTCGGACTATCCACCGGACAGCCATGCCGCCCGGCTTGCACGGGTAACCCTGGACGAACTGGCCGGTATGCCGCGTGAACACTTCAACCTGCCCATCTCCAATGATCCGAAGATCCGGGCGATCGCCGACGCCCTGACAATCGAACCGTCTGACCGGAGCACATTGGGGGAGTGGGCAAAGCGCGTCGGGATGAGCGAGAGGTCGCTGGCTCGTTTGATGATCCGGGAGACAGGCCTGACGTTCGGACGCTGGCGTCAACAGTTGCACCTTGTCGTAGCACTGCGTGAATTGGCCAGTGGAGCAGCGGTGCAGACTGTGGCGGATTCGCTGGGCTATGAGTCGGTCAATGCTTTCATCACGATGTTCAAGAAAGCTCTGGGAAGTACACCAGCACAGTATTTCATCCAACGCAGGGTGAAGCTATCACAATCCCGAATAATGACGAACGCGAGAGATATTGGGGCCGGAACTCACAACCGATAA
- a CDS encoding FUSC family protein, whose product MRTEQPSNRLFAITGIAAIGRAWSLQFRMPELRTDADALLFSAKSFAAAMLAYYIALRAGVPKPSWAIVTVYIVSQNSAGASLSRGVYRFVGTIVGAVATVAIIPCFVNDPIVCSVVLAGWIGLCLYLSLLDRTARAYAFVLSGYTASLIGFPGVFDPAAIFDTASVRVQEISIGILCAVLVHRFVLPKRMTGQFTAKLSATLRDARRLAEDALRGSSGQAIRRDRDWLAGDLLALQGLAAHLPYDPVPVKPNRQTLQLIHDRLAQLLPLATEVEDRIHALRTGDHRLPDDLTGLLDGAGHWVAAADAADRDAVAIRLIDRAKTVRTRMAAEAMTVGDRLAANLAGHLAEMIGLLHECDRLERIIVRRGARTGTRTAIAAARPPDAALHLRSRRATGYVYHRDPWMAARSALGAVAGIVIGCAFWIWSAWPEGGLAVSILGVCCALFGNVDTPAPNVVKYMVGSVAGVAISLVYSFVILPRVTDFAGLAAVLAPAFLIAGSLQARPPTTYMALGITLTIPILSGLGATYAGDFAGWLNSVIALFAATGFAVVSMGLFQTIPADAAIGRLLRLNRRDVRRRALGGGSDEALWTSLMIDRTALLLPRLRLSGRSHPDVLDDTLHHLRVGHAASRFYQAIRHVDGNDGANNDGKIGCDGLELLTAIALRFGPGYRAGPSDAIALHRRIEALMSRIADSPIADRVLLLDLLIDLRFALGPGGGVSWKNDR is encoded by the coding sequence ATGAGAACCGAACAACCTTCGAACCGGCTTTTTGCCATCACCGGCATCGCGGCCATCGGGCGCGCGTGGTCACTGCAATTCCGGATGCCGGAATTGCGAACGGATGCGGATGCGCTGCTCTTCTCGGCGAAGAGCTTCGCCGCGGCGATGCTGGCCTACTACATCGCGCTGCGTGCAGGAGTGCCGAAACCCTCTTGGGCTATCGTCACCGTCTACATCGTTTCGCAGAACTCGGCCGGCGCGTCGCTCAGTCGCGGCGTCTATCGATTCGTGGGGACGATTGTCGGTGCCGTGGCGACCGTGGCTATCATCCCCTGCTTCGTGAACGATCCGATTGTCTGCAGTGTGGTTCTCGCCGGCTGGATCGGCCTGTGCCTCTACCTCTCGCTGCTGGACCGCACCGCGCGAGCCTATGCCTTCGTTCTGTCCGGCTACACCGCCAGCCTGATCGGCTTCCCCGGCGTGTTCGATCCCGCCGCCATCTTCGATACGGCGTCGGTGCGGGTCCAGGAGATCTCCATCGGCATCCTCTGCGCGGTCCTGGTCCATCGCTTCGTCCTGCCCAAGCGCATGACCGGCCAGTTCACCGCCAAGCTGTCGGCAACGTTGCGGGACGCCCGCCGGCTGGCGGAAGACGCGCTCCGCGGAAGCTCCGGGCAGGCGATCCGCCGCGACCGCGACTGGCTCGCGGGGGATCTTCTCGCCCTGCAAGGGCTGGCCGCCCACCTGCCATACGACCCGGTCCCGGTAAAGCCGAACCGCCAAACGCTGCAACTGATCCATGACCGGCTTGCGCAACTGCTTCCACTCGCGACGGAAGTCGAGGACCGCATCCATGCCCTTCGCACCGGAGACCACCGCCTGCCTGACGATTTGACAGGGCTGCTGGATGGAGCAGGGCATTGGGTCGCCGCCGCCGATGCGGCCGATCGGGACGCTGTTGCGATCCGGCTGATCGACCGGGCGAAGACGGTGCGGACACGCATGGCCGCGGAGGCCATGACGGTCGGCGACAGGCTTGCGGCCAACCTCGCCGGACACCTCGCCGAGATGATCGGCCTGCTTCACGAGTGCGACCGGCTTGAACGGATCATCGTACGGAGGGGCGCACGGACCGGCACACGGACCGCCATAGCCGCCGCCCGGCCGCCGGACGCCGCATTGCACCTCCGTTCCAGGCGTGCGACAGGCTATGTCTATCACCGTGACCCCTGGATGGCGGCGCGGTCCGCGCTGGGTGCGGTCGCCGGCATCGTCATCGGCTGTGCCTTCTGGATCTGGTCGGCCTGGCCGGAGGGCGGACTGGCGGTGTCGATCCTGGGCGTCTGCTGTGCCCTGTTCGGCAATGTCGACACGCCGGCGCCGAATGTCGTCAAATACATGGTCGGCTCGGTCGCCGGGGTGGCGATCAGCCTTGTCTACAGCTTCGTCATCCTACCCCGCGTGACGGATTTTGCCGGCCTCGCCGCTGTGCTCGCACCGGCCTTCCTGATTGCTGGTTCCCTGCAGGCGCGGCCGCCGACGACATACATGGCGCTCGGCATCACCCTGACGATCCCGATCCTGTCGGGGCTGGGCGCCACCTATGCCGGCGATTTCGCCGGGTGGCTCAACAGCGTCATCGCGCTGTTTGCCGCGACGGGATTCGCGGTGGTGAGCATGGGTCTGTTCCAGACCATTCCGGCCGATGCGGCAATCGGCCGGCTGCTTCGACTGAACCGGCGGGATGTGAGGCGGCGGGCCCTGGGTGGCGGTTCCGACGAAGCGCTCTGGACAAGCCTCATGATCGACCGGACGGCGCTGCTGCTGCCGAGGCTCCGGCTGTCCGGGAGATCCCACCCGGATGTTCTTGACGACACCCTGCACCATCTTCGTGTCGGTCACGCCGCCAGTCGGTTTTATCAGGCAATCCGGCATGTCGACGGCAATGACGGTGCCAACAATGACGGCAAGATCGGCTGTGACGGGTTGGAGCTTCTCACCGCGATTGCCCTGCGCTTCGGCCCCGGATATCGGGCGGGGCCTTCCGATGCCATCGCTCTGCACCGTCGCATCGAAGCGCTGATGTCACGGATCGCCGACAGCCCGATTGCAGACCGCGTTCTGTTGCTCGACCTGCTCATCGACCTCCGGTTCGCTCTCGGTCCGGGCGGCGGGGTGAGTTGGAAGAACGACCGATGA
- a CDS encoding O-antigen polymerase produces the protein MEWPADGLGDGIALAAFLRGEGFRLGVGDDLRLAELRQRLLEQEIFPADGREAARWFGPVLCRNPDQRERLPDLLDQWMERSRLERSRLAPAPAVELTAPVEDCDAGQASPATRRRPWIWLVLAVLLLAGGITYFLASFQGAELAAPAVEAITQPTPDLPPWWSGLLTDLEVRLAKGGAMILPLAAAVAYLWMRRRRRTAVLRGMAPRDAPRAALALSVRDQPLFRPAMVRTALRDLRRHRMVASDEVDGRASLRATVAGAGFVRLVKAHRPVTPDYLLLVDRVRQDDHLALLAELLVDRLSAEQIHVTRYDYRGDPRILRRIERDGRAEAMTDLETLRETCRDHRLLLLTDAANFADPATGTERVWVEHLRRWEVTAIVTPSPQGTWGPRERALMRQGFLVVEASPTGLRDLAGQVRSDLPVDRATPAGPEPLALDRRLARSPFNWTSDRAPSDADIAALVADLRAALGAEGMQYLAALAVFPAVHPKLTLLVGNAVRDGAGRSLLTEDRLASLCRLPWLRRGRLPDWLRLALVRDLQTQPERAAAVRDAWTALLEPVPEGERDTLRFPVVPRRDPGIRAVINELVRRGKAPDLEEAILLRFLNDLPVEELGMAMPDRIPAEARPRLSPSEAGLLAAVSLTSAALAWNPGALVDGIAGLVDRMPEAATTTWVLGLILLTMLTSSLRGVLGTAPRWIVWTQWSSVIASCVLACLGLFADDRDSGPIFVSAVTSSSLLFFGNTERSARFFGFLRWFIDERYPFLLNLLIVPIIIIMGSFLAVILYAYSDKSTISEVSAIGLAAILISAIYIFIIGIGCPFPMRGMYGLPIAISLNLMMSWSYSSSAINHLYSGASSELIQIGYFAFFVIVFSLSAKTALQSISSHVWDFMSRLSRCYVISLLFLAFLIVYGKFYNANLDTFLMLPVVLLFNFYLYIFMPNKTAKKHIFLYISTSMIITFFLVIAHFYTVMYLMNSDITVTSAISIAKNTGAINLKISRDDMLILGIAFGVSIIWIFPIIAIASTRRLLKLHERQDPKTLTSCVKYHKLPSICFLSILLGIVVKIDDSSMLNFSHFVLGLSIWIASTHAWSQAARAIGLAVPFFLIDTQVGPVASVFEPGLLVTAFLLMRLVADSDFRNSCRTADSLSWRAWAFLLLPMGLGVTVSLGPFLSLGWSPGPLAVFLFGLVGFSALPLVVPLRVVGVGVALSVVASVAALAVPVGPTAELPWLQMSLLWLPLTPAWGVAAVAGLLCGRAIRDALDAGPAELHGSWGFPTMMVALFLLPNLVLPLGAAGQAVSAGTRTMLLMPGFGMAALAGLRYGSAGVRTVLGVALGSTAFLLITLDKRGILDDPLVLFFGSGPSAASLAEATGIGFAYPGLIALSVNGLAALWLAALAAGWRRKAVPSVAGAPA, from the coding sequence ATGGAATGGCCGGCCGATGGACTGGGGGACGGGATCGCGCTCGCGGCGTTCCTGCGCGGCGAGGGGTTCCGGCTCGGCGTCGGCGACGACCTGCGGCTGGCCGAACTGCGGCAGCGCCTGCTCGAACAAGAGATCTTCCCCGCTGACGGGCGGGAGGCGGCCCGCTGGTTCGGCCCGGTTCTCTGCCGCAATCCCGATCAGCGCGAACGCCTGCCAGACCTTCTCGACCAATGGATGGAGCGGTCGCGGCTGGAGCGGTCCCGGTTGGCTCCCGCCCCGGCGGTGGAGCTGACGGCGCCGGTGGAAGATTGCGACGCCGGCCAGGCGTCACCCGCCACCAGGCGGCGGCCGTGGATTTGGCTCGTTCTGGCCGTCCTGCTGCTGGCTGGCGGCATCACCTACTTCCTGGCCTCCTTCCAAGGGGCCGAGCTTGCGGCGCCGGCCGTGGAGGCGATAACCCAGCCGACGCCGGACCTGCCCCCCTGGTGGTCGGGATTGTTGACCGACCTGGAGGTCCGGCTGGCCAAGGGAGGGGCGATGATCCTGCCGCTGGCCGCAGCGGTCGCGTACCTGTGGATGCGGCGCCGGCGCCGGACGGCGGTTTTGCGAGGGATGGCCCCGCGCGACGCGCCGCGCGCGGCGCTGGCCCTCAGCGTGCGCGATCAGCCGCTGTTCCGGCCCGCCATGGTGCGGACCGCGCTCCGGGACCTGCGCCGGCACCGGATGGTGGCGTCCGACGAGGTGGACGGCCGCGCCAGCCTCAGGGCGACGGTGGCGGGGGCCGGCTTCGTCAGGCTCGTCAAGGCGCACAGGCCAGTCACGCCCGACTATCTGCTGCTGGTGGACCGGGTCCGCCAGGACGACCATCTGGCGCTGCTGGCGGAACTGCTGGTGGACAGGCTTTCCGCCGAACAGATCCACGTCACCCGCTACGATTATCGCGGCGACCCGCGCATCCTCCGGCGCATCGAACGTGATGGCCGGGCGGAGGCGATGACCGACCTGGAGACGCTGCGGGAGACCTGCCGCGACCACCGCCTGCTGCTGCTGACCGACGCCGCCAATTTCGCGGACCCCGCGACCGGCACGGAGCGCGTGTGGGTGGAGCATCTGCGGCGATGGGAGGTGACGGCGATCGTCACCCCGTCCCCGCAGGGCACCTGGGGACCGCGCGAGCGGGCCTTGATGCGGCAGGGCTTCCTGGTGGTGGAGGCTTCGCCGACCGGGTTGCGGGATCTGGCCGGGCAAGTGCGCAGCGACCTGCCGGTCGACCGTGCCACGCCGGCAGGGCCGGAACCGCTGGCGCTCGACCGCCGTCTGGCCCGTTCGCCGTTCAACTGGACCAGCGATCGGGCGCCGTCCGATGCCGACATTGCTGCTCTGGTCGCCGATCTGCGGGCGGCGCTGGGGGCAGAGGGGATGCAGTATCTCGCCGCGCTGGCGGTCTTTCCCGCCGTGCATCCCAAGCTGACTCTGCTGGTCGGCAATGCCGTGCGGGACGGCGCCGGCCGGTCGTTGCTGACCGAGGATCGCCTGGCCTCGCTCTGCCGCCTGCCCTGGCTGCGCCGGGGCAGGCTTCCGGACTGGCTCCGGCTGGCACTGGTGCGGGACTTGCAGACTCAACCGGAGCGGGCCGCCGCGGTGCGTGACGCCTGGACGGCACTGCTGGAGCCGGTACCGGAGGGCGAGCGGGATACGCTGCGTTTCCCCGTGGTGCCGCGCCGCGATCCCGGCATACGCGCCGTCATCAACGAGCTGGTGCGCCGCGGCAAGGCCCCCGATCTGGAGGAAGCGATCCTGCTTCGTTTCCTGAATGATTTGCCGGTCGAGGAGTTGGGGATGGCGATGCCGGATCGCATCCCTGCGGAAGCCCGCCCGCGCCTATCGCCGAGTGAGGCAGGCCTGCTGGCCGCCGTTTCGTTGACTTCCGCGGCTCTGGCATGGAACCCCGGGGCTCTGGTGGATGGAATCGCCGGACTTGTCGATCGGATGCCCGAGGCCGCGACGACGACGTGGGTGCTTGGCCTCATCCTCCTGACGATGCTGACAAGCTCGTTGCGGGGGGTCCTGGGGACTGCTCCGCGGTGGATCGTCTGGACGCAATGGTCGAGCGTCATCGCGTCCTGTGTGCTGGCATGCTTGGGCCTGTTTGCCGATGATCGCGACAGTGGTCCGATCTTCGTCTCGGCGGTGACCTCTTCGTCCTTGCTGTTTTTCGGCAACACGGAGCGGTCGGCAAGATTTTTTGGATTCCTCAGGTGGTTTATCGACGAACGCTATCCGTTCCTACTGAATCTCCTAATTGTCCCTATTATTATCATAATGGGATCGTTTCTTGCGGTTATTCTTTATGCATATAGCGATAAAAGTACAATATCTGAAGTTTCTGCTATTGGATTGGCAGCGATTTTAATTTCCGCGATTTATATTTTTATTATAGGGATCGGATGCCCTTTCCCAATGCGCGGCATGTATGGGCTGCCGATTGCCATTTCTCTGAATTTAATGATGTCGTGGTCTTATTCATCTTCGGCAATCAATCATCTCTACAGCGGAGCTAGCTCAGAATTAATCCAAATTGGCTATTTTGCTTTTTTTGTCATAGTATTTTCTCTATCTGCAAAGACAGCTCTACAGAGTATATCTTCACATGTTTGGGATTTTATGAGCAGATTGTCAAGATGTTATGTAATTTCTCTCTTATTTTTGGCATTTTTAATTGTATATGGCAAATTTTATAATGCCAATTTGGATACCTTTCTCATGTTGCCGGTTGTTTTGTTATTCAATTTTTATTTGTACATTTTTATGCCGAATAAAACGGCGAAAAAGCACATTTTTTTATATATATCAACGAGCATGATTATTACATTTTTTCTTGTGATTGCGCATTTTTATACAGTTATGTATTTGATGAATTCAGACATCACTGTGACAAGCGCAATTTCTATTGCCAAAAATACAGGCGCCATAAATTTGAAAATATCTAGAGATGATATGCTCATTCTAGGAATAGCTTTCGGGGTTTCTATCATATGGATTTTTCCGATAATAGCTATAGCGTCAACGCGCAGATTGTTGAAGTTGCATGAGCGCCAAGATCCAAAAACACTTACATCATGTGTCAAATATCATAAATTGCCATCGATTTGCTTCTTGAGCATTTTATTGGGGATTGTGGTTAAAATCGATGATTCGTCCATGTTGAATTTCAGCCATTTTGTTCTAGGCCTGTCAATTTGGATTGCAAGCACTCATGCCTGGTCACAGGCGGCGCGCGCAATCGGTTTGGCCGTGCCATTTTTCCTGATCGATACTCAGGTTGGCCCTGTTGCCTCCGTGTTCGAACCCGGCCTGCTCGTCACCGCCTTCCTGCTCATGCGTCTTGTTGCCGATTCCGACTTCCGGAATTCCTGCCGGACGGCCGATAGCCTTTCATGGCGGGCTTGGGCCTTTCTGCTGCTACCGATGGGATTGGGCGTTACGGTCAGCCTGGGGCCGTTCCTGTCACTGGGCTGGAGCCCCGGACCGCTGGCGGTGTTTCTCTTCGGGCTGGTGGGTTTCTCAGCCTTGCCCCTGGTCGTACCGTTACGGGTCGTCGGGGTGGGCGTGGCCCTGTCGGTGGTGGCGTCGGTGGCGGCGTTGGCGGTGCCGGTCGGTCCGACGGCGGAACTTCCCTGGCTGCAGATGTCCCTGTTGTGGCTTCCTCTGACGCCGGCCTGGGGCGTGGCGGCGGTGGCCGGACTGCTGTGCGGGCGGGCGATCCGCGACGCGCTCGACGCCGGGCCGGCGGAATTGCACGGGAGCTGGGGATTTCCGACGATGATGGTCGCGCTGTTCCTGCTCCCCAACCTCGTGCTGCCGCTGGGCGCCGCGGGCCAGGCCGTCTCTGCCGGTACCAGGACGATGCTGCTGATGCCGGGATTCGGCATGGCCGCGCTGGCCGGACTCCGCTATGGATCCGCTGGGGTGAGGACCGTATTGGGCGTGGCTCTCGGCTCCACGGCCTTCCTCCTGATCACCCTCGACAAGCGCGGGATACTGGATGATCCGCTGGTCCTTTTCTTCGGCAGCGGGCCATCGGCGGCATCCCTGGCGGAGGCGACAGGCATCGGCTTCGCTTATCCGGGCCTCATCGCGCTTTCGGTAAACGGCTTGGCCGCCCTCTGGCTGGCGGCCCTGGCCGCCGGCTGGCGAAGGAAGGCGGTCCCTTCGGTGGCGGGGGCGCCGGCATGA
- a CDS encoding efflux RND transporter periplasmic adaptor subunit: MKPVLSLLGRYALTLCFGTVAALVALQVWNRHEQTPWTRDARVSAEVVQIAPEVSGTVGAVSVADNQYVHRGDILYVIDRERFSLAVASAQAEAEARRQDMLVRQAAARRRSQLREVVSQEDLQQTAGAAAQSAASYEGAVAALDLAKLNLARATIRAPIDGYVTNLRLRPGDYATAGVTKIAILDASSFWITSYFEETKLRRIHVGSPAQIMLMGFDEPLSGHVDSIGRGIEDSNGTPGHRGLPNVEPTFSWVRLAQRIPVRIHIDRVPPGVELAAGMTATVAIESKTASDAL; the protein is encoded by the coding sequence ATGAAACCTGTGCTCTCCCTGCTCGGGCGCTACGCCCTGACTCTTTGCTTCGGCACGGTTGCCGCTCTCGTGGCACTGCAGGTATGGAATCGTCACGAGCAGACGCCGTGGACGCGCGATGCCCGGGTGAGCGCGGAGGTCGTCCAGATCGCACCGGAGGTCTCCGGGACCGTGGGCGCTGTCTCCGTCGCCGACAACCAGTATGTGCATCGTGGCGACATTCTCTATGTGATCGACCGCGAGCGTTTTTCGCTCGCGGTGGCGTCCGCGCAGGCCGAGGCCGAAGCCAGGCGCCAGGACATGCTTGTCCGCCAGGCGGCGGCGCGGCGGCGAAGCCAGCTCCGCGAGGTCGTTTCCCAGGAGGATCTGCAACAGACGGCCGGAGCCGCCGCCCAGTCGGCCGCAAGCTATGAAGGCGCGGTGGCGGCACTCGATCTTGCCAAGCTCAACCTCGCACGGGCGACGATCCGGGCGCCCATCGACGGGTATGTCACCAATCTGCGGCTGCGCCCCGGCGACTATGCCACGGCCGGCGTGACGAAGATCGCCATCCTCGATGCCAGCAGCTTCTGGATCACCAGCTATTTCGAGGAAACGAAGCTGCGGCGGATCCATGTCGGCAGCCCGGCGCAGATCATGCTGATGGGCTTCGATGAACCGCTTTCCGGCCATGTCGACAGCATCGGCCGGGGCATCGAGGACAGCAACGGAACGCCTGGTCATCGCGGCCTGCCGAATGTCGAGCCGACCTTCAGCTGGGTCCGCCTCGCCCAGCGCATACCGGTGCGCATCCATATCGACCGGGTGCCGCCCGGCGTCGAATTGGCGGCGGGCATGACGGCGACCGTCGCCATCGAATCCAAGACGGCTTCCGACGCGCTGTAA
- a CDS encoding AAA family ATPase has product MTLESPSAQDVTLVPRADQAAPVRLPAPFHERYKDPAGYDPDPDLTAAVNVALLLGQPLLLTGEPGCGKTSLAFWLARQLGLDEPLLQSVKSTTTGRDLLYGFDDLARFRDSQTGTRRPTAGYLSLNALGKAILFSAGPDRELIRPDDGWADDGVARHGDLFPRDYPPPRRRVVLIDELDKAPRDTPNDLLLEIEAMRFDIPELRVTVKGEPSNRPIVVITSNSEKSLPEPFLRRCVYHHIPAPGPERRRAIVVKRLAPFAQRGELFNEAMTLFTRVRDRLGRPPGTAELLAWLDVLETMVRRLEAGGETVAGLAGQPAILRASLRALAKTQEDLERAEIELGVAAPR; this is encoded by the coding sequence ATGACCCTGGAAAGTCCGTCCGCACAGGATGTCACGCTCGTTCCCCGTGCCGATCAGGCGGCCCCGGTCCGTCTTCCCGCGCCGTTCCACGAACGCTACAAGGATCCGGCCGGCTACGACCCGGATCCCGATCTGACGGCGGCGGTCAACGTCGCCCTGCTTCTGGGGCAGCCCCTGCTGCTGACCGGGGAGCCCGGCTGTGGAAAGACCAGCCTCGCCTTTTGGCTGGCCCGCCAGCTGGGCCTGGACGAGCCCCTGCTGCAATCGGTCAAGTCGACCACCACCGGCCGGGATCTGCTTTACGGCTTCGACGATCTCGCCCGGTTTCGCGACTCCCAGACCGGGACCCGCCGACCGACAGCCGGTTACCTGTCCCTCAACGCCCTGGGGAAGGCTATCCTGTTCTCGGCAGGTCCGGACCGCGAGCTGATACGTCCGGACGACGGCTGGGCCGACGACGGTGTCGCCCGTCATGGCGATCTCTTTCCCCGGGACTATCCGCCGCCCCGCCGCCGGGTCGTCCTGATCGACGAGTTGGACAAGGCGCCGCGCGACACGCCCAACGACCTGCTGCTGGAGATCGAGGCGATGCGCTTCGACATTCCCGAACTGCGGGTGACGGTCAAGGGAGAGCCATCCAACCGCCCGATCGTGGTAATCACCAGCAACTCCGAGAAAAGCCTGCCGGAGCCGTTCCTGCGCCGCTGCGTCTATCATCATATCCCGGCGCCGGGACCGGAGCGGCGGCGTGCCATCGTCGTCAAGCGGCTTGCTCCTTTCGCACAGCGCGGGGAGCTGTTCAACGAGGCGATGACCCTGTTCACGCGCGTCCGCGACCGGCTGGGCCGGCCTCCCGGCACGGCGGAACTGCTGGCATGGCTCGACGTCCTGGAGACGATGGTCCGCCGCCTGGAGGCCGGCGGCGAAACGGTCGCCGGACTGGCCGGGCAGCCCGCCATTCTGCGCGCCAGCCTGCGGGCGCTCGCCAAGACCCAGGAGGATCTGGAGCGCGCGGAAATCGAGCTTGGCGTCGCCGCGCCGCGTTGA
- a CDS encoding S1 family peptidase, protein MERERVVEVYVEEENDGYGYGSGYLITDRLVLTARHVAKLSGAACEIAVLGTAPANGGTGPKLLAARVVWVSPSHDVALVAVDEPVAGLPRAPVRFGKVDLNDRADRCYGIGFPDAQRRQDGNADRLIQAALSWVSKDGLFNADVLNAAPDQEIGWKGFSGTALFVEDALVAVVEAVPPNFAGRVLTATSVASFCDDAGFRECLRSHGAAPPILERVDGSFPTGLTESIAYNVCFVDRIPQVEMIVTAVTDHGSADGRPRLFLIPGEPDDDHARVIERLAREDQMQRFLGRDTDPGDAIIEIHWPQAPVIDAAAAFRNMLCRDLTNALCLPPEAATAASLRQAMDRPDAPRAFWTRISAGRAGPGHGELLRSWLGLWSELAALPGRNTVLLLLCLITGEQMPARKPPLPFMRPPPPVDPDPLLQQVLEEAVTGNRLPWVDPLSPIEHGHVRDWLDRIRPRCRQVRREQIDFLRMRIERRLTSAVSMRAFCDHLTEVLESPL, encoded by the coding sequence ATGGAGCGTGAAAGGGTTGTCGAAGTCTATGTCGAGGAAGAGAACGACGGCTACGGCTATGGCAGCGGCTATCTGATCACGGACCGGCTGGTGCTGACTGCGCGACACGTCGCGAAGCTCAGTGGCGCCGCCTGCGAGATCGCCGTCCTCGGCACGGCGCCGGCGAACGGAGGCACCGGTCCGAAGCTGCTGGCGGCCCGGGTCGTCTGGGTTTCGCCATCGCACGACGTTGCCCTGGTGGCGGTCGACGAGCCGGTGGCAGGTCTTCCGCGTGCTCCGGTCCGGTTCGGCAAGGTCGATCTGAACGACCGGGCCGACCGCTGCTACGGCATCGGCTTTCCCGATGCGCAGCGGCGGCAGGACGGAAATGCGGACCGGCTGATCCAGGCCGCCTTGTCCTGGGTCAGCAAGGATGGCCTGTTCAATGCGGACGTGCTCAACGCCGCTCCCGATCAGGAGATCGGGTGGAAAGGCTTCTCCGGAACCGCCCTGTTCGTCGAGGATGCGCTCGTCGCGGTGGTGGAAGCCGTGCCGCCGAACTTTGCCGGTCGGGTGCTGACCGCCACCTCAGTCGCCTCCTTCTGTGACGATGCCGGCTTCCGGGAATGCCTTCGCAGTCACGGGGCGGCCCCTCCCATCCTGGAACGGGTAGACGGGTCCTTCCCCACCGGGCTGACCGAAAGCATCGCGTACAACGTGTGCTTCGTCGATCGCATCCCCCAGGTCGAGATGATCGTCACCGCGGTGACCGATCATGGCTCCGCCGATGGCCGGCCGCGGCTGTTCCTGATCCCTGGCGAGCCGGACGACGACCACGCCCGCGTCATCGAACGGCTGGCGCGCGAGGACCAGATGCAGCGCTTTCTCGGCCGCGACACCGATCCGGGGGACGCCATCATCGAGATCCATTGGCCCCAGGCGCCGGTCATCGACGCTGCCGCGGCATTCCGCAACATGCTTTGCCGCGACCTGACGAACGCGCTGTGCCTTCCGCCGGAGGCGGCCACCGCGGCATCCCTGCGCCAGGCGATGGACCGGCCGGACGCCCCGCGCGCGTTCTGGACACGGATCAGCGCCGGGCGGGCGGGGCCGGGCCACGGCGAGTTGCTCCGGTCCTGGCTCGGGCTGTGGAGCGAACTTGCGGCGCTACCGGGCCGCAACACCGTGCTGCTGCTTCTGTGCCTCATCACCGGGGAGCAGATGCCGGCGCGTAAGCCGCCGCTTCCCTTCATGCGGCCGCCTCCCCCGGTCGACCCCGACCCTTTGCTTCAACAAGTGCTGGAGGAGGCGGTTACCGGCAACCGCCTGCCCTGGGTCGACCCGCTGTCGCCGATCGAGCATGGCCACGTCCGAGACTGGCTTGACCGGATACGGCCGCGATGCAGACAGGTCCGACGGGAGCAGATCGACTTCCTTCGAATGCGCATCGAGCGACGGCTGACCAGCGCAGTCAGCATGCGCGCCTTCTGCGACCACCTGACCGAGGTGCTGGAGTCCCCGCTATGA
- a CDS encoding DUF1656 domain-containing protein: MIPDLDIGGVFLPGLLVLALAALVGTVAVVRLFAAAGLFRLTASRPLVELATFALLFGLLLQALPSSGTFQ; the protein is encoded by the coding sequence ATGATTCCCGATCTCGACATCGGGGGAGTCTTCCTCCCCGGCTTGCTGGTGCTCGCCCTGGCAGCCCTCGTCGGCACCGTTGCGGTGGTCCGCCTCTTCGCAGCCGCGGGACTCTTCCGGCTGACCGCCAGCCGGCCGCTCGTCGAACTCGCCACCTTCGCCCTTCTTTTCGGTCTGCTCCTGCAGGCTCTGCCATCCAGCGGAACATTCCAATGA